A genome region from Flavobacterium sp. CFS9 includes the following:
- a CDS encoding type IX secretion system membrane protein PorP/SprF — MKITKSYIGIMMLLSLLTAQGSRAQQDSQYTQYMYNTMTINSAYTGTRDMLSIIGLYRNQWVGLNGAPETMNFTIHSPVGNRLGLGLSIVSDKIFISDETTVNGAISYQIPVDDGKTLSLGVNGGFNLLSVDFSKANTGAFDPNDPNLQYNIENRLSPQVGVGAYYYTKKFYAGLSSPNLLETKHYNSNVNSTASERIHLYFITGYVFDLDYFIKLKPALLVKAVSGAPLSVDVSANVLFSEKFTLGVAYRWDAAVSAMAGFQISDKFMVGYAYDWETTKLSRYNSGSHEIFLRFELFNLRKKILSPRFF; from the coding sequence ATGAAAATTACGAAATCATATATAGGAATAATGATGTTGTTGAGCTTATTAACAGCACAAGGCAGTCGGGCACAGCAGGATTCGCAGTATACACAATATATGTACAATACCATGACCATCAACTCAGCGTATACAGGAACCCGGGACATGCTTAGCATAATTGGTTTGTACCGCAATCAGTGGGTTGGATTAAACGGAGCTCCCGAGACTATGAATTTTACGATTCATAGTCCGGTGGGAAACCGTTTAGGTCTTGGACTTTCTATAGTAAGTGATAAAATTTTTATCTCAGACGAAACCACTGTAAACGGTGCCATCAGCTATCAAATTCCGGTTGATGACGGAAAAACACTTTCTTTAGGAGTAAACGGAGGTTTTAATTTACTGAGTGTCGATTTCTCAAAGGCCAATACAGGAGCTTTTGACCCCAATGATCCTAACCTTCAGTACAATATAGAAAACCGACTTTCGCCGCAGGTTGGAGTAGGAGCTTACTATTATACTAAAAAGTTTTATGCAGGGTTAAGTTCTCCTAATTTGTTAGAAACCAAACATTACAACTCCAATGTAAATAGCACTGCTTCAGAGCGTATTCACCTGTATTTTATAACAGGTTATGTTTTCGATCTGGATTATTTTATAAAACTAAAACCGGCATTACTGGTCAAAGCGGTAAGTGGAGCACCTTTATCAGTGGATGTTTCGGCTAATGTTCTGTTTAGTGAAAAATTTACACTGGGAGTGGCTTATCGTTGGGATGCGGCCGTAAGTGCTATGGCAGGATTCCAGATATCAGATAAGTTTATGGTAGGATATGCTTATGATTGGGAAACCACCAAGTTGAGTCGCTACAATAGTGGATCTCATGAGATTTTCCTTCGGTTCGAGCTCTTCAATCTGAGAAAGAAAATACTATCGCCACGTTTCTTTTAG